The Nitrospirae bacterium CG2_30_53_67 genome contains the following window.
CCGACGGCCTCACAGCCCGCAAGGGTCAAAACCGGCCTCAGCCTCTTTCCTCCGGAAAAAAGGCTGTAGCGCATGGCCGAGTGAAGCTTCTCAGGATAGTCCTGTTCCCTCGGAACAAGCCGGTTCATGGTCCGATCGATGAGGTCCCGTCTCTCCTTGAGGTATGACTTTAAATCCATGGCTGTTCTGCACGCGGCGGAATGTTGAAAAGGGATTTTCATGCTCAATTATGGGTTCTTTTCATTCATGGTCCCCTGTGAGGTCAAAGGGCTCGATCCTCTCGTTTCCTTGATCATCACGAAACAGGATCTCAATTTTTTTCTCGGCCTCGTTCAATTTTTTATTGCAGAACCTGGCCAGGCGGATCCCATCCTCAAATCCCTTGAGGGAATCTTCCAGAGAGAGTTCTTCCCCTTCAAGCTTTTGCACAATATGTTCAAGCTTGGACAGGGCCTCTTCGAATTTCTTCTCCGCCATGATTCGCTCCGGAAATAAAAATATTGTTGGATATTATTCTACAGAACCCCTTGTAAGTCAAGGGAAATACTTCAGCCGCGGCGGGCCGTTTGTCTGGGACATCGTTGAGACCGGCGTGACGGTCTGCAGGAAGTAACGAATGTGACCTTGGCCCCATTGATTCACGATATAGGGCGGCGCCTCTGAAGAACAAGGAGAGAACCCAAACCGTACCCGAGGCGCCAATATCAAATTACCAAAGTCAGGCCCCAAGAGACTACTCAATCCCCACGGAGTCACTCAATCCAAGATCATCCAGAATCTGCCTGAGTTCCGATTCAATGTGTCCGGCAATATCCGAGTTCAGGGTGACCGAAAAGTTGACCCCTACCTGAA
Protein-coding sequences here:
- a CDS encoding exodeoxyribonuclease VII small subunit encodes the protein MAEKKFEEALSKLEHIVQKLEGEELSLEDSLKGFEDGIRLARFCNKKLNEAEKKIEILFRDDQGNERIEPFDLTGDHE